The following proteins are encoded in a genomic region of Reichenbachiella sp.:
- a CDS encoding phosphatase: protein MILAAIDIGSNAVRLQINRPITYDGVTIFKKLQYIRFPLRLGSDVFENNEIGDEKFREFVKLMQAFKNMIDLYKVDEYYACATSAMREAENGNALVQAVKAACDLDINIISGDLEAELINRVIALNFQPDEQYLHIDVGGGSTELTLYHGDQKVVSRSFPLGTVRLLKHSERAETWDEMLQWILDHKGKVGHLIAIGTGGNIRKLYELTNKEKGKYIGLKKLEEELEILKGMPYEERVVNLQLNEDRADVIIPASEIYITIMKKAGAKKIMVPDVGLKDGIISYLYDKNVLNKQI from the coding sequence ATGATATTAGCAGCAATCGACATTGGTTCGAATGCCGTAAGGCTTCAGATCAACCGCCCGATCACCTACGATGGGGTGACCATCTTCAAAAAACTTCAATACATTAGATTCCCACTTAGGTTGGGATCTGATGTGTTTGAAAACAATGAAATTGGGGATGAGAAATTTCGCGAGTTTGTCAAACTGATGCAGGCTTTCAAGAATATGATCGACCTGTATAAGGTGGACGAATATTATGCGTGTGCGACCTCTGCGATGAGAGAAGCAGAGAACGGCAATGCGCTGGTTCAGGCAGTCAAGGCAGCTTGTGATTTGGATATCAATATCATTAGTGGTGATTTGGAAGCCGAGTTGATCAATCGGGTGATCGCCCTAAACTTCCAGCCCGATGAGCAGTATTTGCATATTGATGTAGGTGGGGGTAGTACAGAACTTACCCTGTATCATGGGGATCAAAAAGTGGTTTCCAGATCATTCCCCTTGGGTACCGTAAGATTATTGAAACACTCTGAAAGAGCAGAAACTTGGGATGAAATGCTCCAATGGATATTGGATCATAAAGGAAAGGTAGGACATTTGATAGCGATTGGAACCGGAGGAAACATCCGAAAGCTCTACGAATTGACCAATAAGGAAAAAGGCAAATACATAGGGCTCAAAAAGCTGGAAGAGGAGCTCGAGATTCTCAAAGGTATGCCTTACGAAGAACGCGTAGTCAACCTTCAGTTGAATGAAGACCGTGCTGATGTGATAATTCCAGCCTCAGAAATCTATATTACCATTATGAAAAAGGCAGGGGCCAAAAAAATCATGGTTCCCGATGTGGGGTTAAAGGATGGTATAATCAGTTATCTTTATGATAAGAATGTCTTAAATAAACAGATATAG
- a CDS encoding YihY/virulence factor BrkB family protein, with protein MKKIISKTKEAAEFVKSEIWKTTETEGWKGFRLKLLKILVITAKEFKKDNIVLQASALTYLTILSIVPVVAMIFGIAKGFGIENLIRKELDKIFIGQEVVKETIFDFAQNLLANAKGGVIIGVSIVVLFFTVMKLLNNIEVVFNSIWGKQKARVLIRKFTDYLALIVISPILIILSSGVTIFIQNQLQVIGQNGEMEALVTPVAAFFVQLSPYVLIWLLFTMIYVIMPNTKVKLVNGLIAGVIAGTMFQLIQKGFITFSVLMGNYGAVYGGLAVLPLFFIFCQLSWVIVCIGGELSYAIQKVDEYIPDETDIKFSMAEKNKIALLIVHTVVKAFKKDEEPWTKRALSIKLQIPHRFVSNAVNRLVNADILVRSLSDKGANYVYLPALDINQIDIHLVFKRLSEDGDKSLHKSKVKAIGSIEQVLNLLNTDLSKSKGNKLLKDI; from the coding sequence TTGAAGAAGATCATATCAAAAACCAAAGAAGCAGCCGAATTCGTCAAAAGTGAAATTTGGAAAACCACCGAAACGGAAGGTTGGAAAGGTTTTAGACTCAAACTTTTGAAAATTCTGGTCATCACGGCTAAGGAATTCAAAAAGGACAACATTGTACTACAAGCTTCGGCACTTACCTATCTGACTATCCTCTCGATCGTTCCAGTTGTGGCCATGATTTTTGGGATTGCCAAAGGATTCGGTATCGAAAATCTTATTCGGAAAGAGCTAGATAAAATCTTCATTGGTCAGGAAGTGGTGAAAGAAACCATTTTTGATTTTGCTCAGAATTTGTTGGCCAATGCCAAAGGGGGGGTGATTATTGGCGTTTCGATTGTTGTACTCTTCTTCACCGTGATGAAGCTATTGAATAATATTGAAGTGGTGTTCAATAGCATTTGGGGTAAACAAAAAGCTCGGGTACTGATCCGTAAGTTTACAGACTATTTAGCATTAATAGTAATATCTCCCATTTTGATAATCCTCTCGAGTGGCGTAACCATATTCATTCAGAATCAGCTTCAGGTGATCGGCCAAAATGGAGAAATGGAAGCACTAGTGACACCGGTAGCGGCATTCTTTGTGCAGCTATCGCCTTATGTATTGATCTGGCTATTGTTTACCATGATCTATGTGATTATGCCAAATACGAAAGTCAAACTGGTGAATGGCTTGATTGCAGGAGTGATTGCAGGCACCATGTTTCAGTTGATACAAAAAGGGTTCATTACGTTCTCTGTTCTGATGGGTAACTATGGCGCTGTATATGGTGGTTTAGCCGTACTTCCTTTGTTCTTTATCTTTTGCCAACTGAGCTGGGTCATTGTCTGCATTGGTGGTGAATTGTCATATGCAATTCAAAAAGTGGACGAGTATATTCCAGACGAAACTGACATTAAATTCAGTATGGCTGAGAAAAATAAGATTGCTCTATTAATTGTTCATACTGTGGTAAAGGCCTTCAAAAAGGACGAAGAGCCTTGGACAAAACGAGCACTGTCGATCAAATTACAAATTCCGCATCGATTCGTGAGTAATGCAGTGAATCGCTTGGTCAATGCTGATATCTTGGTTAGAAGCCTTAGCGATAAGGGAGCAAATTACGTATACCTTCCTGCTTTAGATATCAATCAGATTGATATCCACCTCGTTTTTAAGAGGCTCAGTGAAGATGGAGATAAAAGTCTACACAAGTCAAAAGTTAAAGCCATTGGTTCCATCGAACAAGTCCTCAATCTCTTGAACACCGATTTAAGTAAGTCCAAAGGCAATAAACTACTCAAGGACATTTAA
- a CDS encoding thrombospondin type 3 repeat-containing protein codes for MKQPPKFTLRWSIYVLCSTLIFQSCILDNTDDPPDDDGDGIENAVDICPDVANADQADEDGDGIGDACETDTDEDGVIDDLDNCPTMANADQADANNDGIGDVCEGDGDEDGIQDYLDNCPEIANPEQSDFDGDGIGDSCDDTTVAEDKTHIQSALDGTFNCIRNLKNGDAMGVVLDDMVGLSNGITPDEVWMDAVLENLGSIIDTGEEDESFRLVMADIGGVFEFNKSDSSWTETSASNSKIELKFPTVEGGSNNAILKLDNYTDKAFTTDDSTYYLPTSAALSLSVDGTEVIGITINEVVYGSGNVPLPTKVDLEIFLKPSNFHIVIESPVDTKFALDLEVSNEEGCGYGIEVDVELAHNQYDDIDFDTDIISLTAGIHLEHLSVVTASDLAPLFGLQDPTDAQINELVDLDLLINNFKVADVEYNGTEDILYLIFKDDSQEDAFNYFESFFDDVLGQIEYYTGDLFEEEV; via the coding sequence ATGAAGCAACCTCCAAAATTTACTCTGCGTTGGAGCATCTATGTCTTATGCTCAACGCTTATATTTCAATCATGTATATTAGATAATACAGATGACCCACCAGATGATGATGGTGACGGTATCGAAAACGCTGTGGATATATGCCCTGATGTGGCCAATGCAGATCAGGCAGATGAAGATGGTGACGGTATCGGAGATGCCTGCGAAACTGATACAGATGAAGATGGTGTCATAGATGACTTGGACAATTGTCCTACTATGGCCAATGCTGATCAGGCGGATGCAAACAATGACGGAATCGGTGATGTTTGTGAAGGAGATGGTGATGAGGATGGAATTCAGGATTATTTAGACAATTGTCCCGAGATTGCCAACCCTGAGCAGTCTGACTTTGATGGAGATGGTATCGGCGATTCCTGTGATGATACTACGGTAGCTGAGGACAAAACACACATACAATCAGCCTTGGATGGCACATTCAATTGTATTAGAAATTTGAAGAATGGCGATGCCATGGGTGTAGTATTAGATGATATGGTTGGTCTCAGCAATGGAATAACACCGGATGAGGTCTGGATGGATGCTGTATTGGAAAACCTAGGGTCTATTATAGATACAGGAGAAGAAGATGAATCTTTCCGTTTGGTCATGGCTGATATTGGTGGTGTGTTTGAATTCAATAAATCGGATAGTAGTTGGACGGAGACCAGCGCTTCTAATTCTAAAATCGAATTAAAATTTCCTACCGTAGAAGGAGGAAGCAATAATGCTATCCTAAAATTGGACAACTACACAGATAAGGCATTTACTACTGACGATAGTACCTATTATTTACCTACTTCAGCTGCTTTGAGCTTATCGGTTGATGGTACGGAAGTAATCGGTATAACCATAAACGAAGTGGTATATGGTTCAGGGAATGTGCCATTACCGACAAAAGTGGACTTAGAAATATTCCTAAAACCATCCAACTTCCATATTGTAATTGAGAGCCCGGTGGATACCAAATTTGCCTTAGACTTAGAAGTGTCCAATGAAGAAGGATGTGGGTATGGAATAGAAGTAGATGTAGAATTGGCGCATAATCAATATGATGATATTGATTTTGACACGGATATTATATCCCTAACAGCTGGAATTCATTTAGAACATCTCTCTGTTGTCACCGCCTCGGATTTGGCTCCATTGTTTGGGCTTCAGGATCCTACTGATGCTCAAATCAATGAGTTAGTCGATCTGGATTTATTGATCAATAACTTCAAAGTGGCGGATGTTGAATATAATGGCACAGAGGATATACTGTATTTAATCTTCAAAGATGACTCTCAAGAAGATGCATTCAATTACTTCGAAAGCTTTTTTGATGATGTGCTGGGTCAAATCGAATATTACACCGGAGATTTGTTTGAAGAGGAAGTATAA
- a CDS encoding DUF4442 domain-containing protein, whose translation MTLSPLQARYRKRMLNAWIFRTFLLFKIPLGWASGMKVIELEQEHATTTVAHRWLNQNPFRSMYFAVMAMAAELSTGAIALMAIEGIKPGIASIIVGMEGEFVKRATTRVKFTCSEGNHVFEAVERCIQSGESETVKLRTEGKTADGTLVAVFHFTWSFKQRKKA comes from the coding sequence ATGACATTATCTCCCCTTCAAGCCCGATATAGAAAACGCATGCTCAATGCATGGATATTTCGCACCTTCTTACTTTTCAAAATCCCATTAGGATGGGCTTCTGGTATGAAAGTGATTGAATTGGAACAAGAGCATGCCACTACAACAGTAGCGCACCGCTGGCTCAATCAAAATCCATTTCGATCGATGTACTTTGCCGTGATGGCCATGGCAGCTGAACTTTCTACTGGCGCTATAGCATTAATGGCCATTGAGGGAATCAAACCTGGCATTGCATCCATTATTGTGGGGATGGAAGGAGAATTCGTCAAACGAGCGACTACCAGAGTGAAATTCACTTGTAGCGAAGGAAACCATGTTTTTGAAGCGGTCGAACGTTGTATACAGTCGGGCGAATCAGAGACTGTTAAACTTAGAACTGAAGGTAAAACAGCGGACGGTACTTTGGTCGCTGTTTTTCATTTTACCTGGTCTTTCAAACAAAGAAAAAAAGCTTGA
- a CDS encoding FixH family protein translates to MKTLHNIFLLAVLVLAQACSDNDEVMNPVSNMIEIASVAVPDSDFKVVMYMEEGMSPEVGYNDFSLGLYTNAGEWLSNAHLSITPMMDMTEMNMMHSAPFEADEHDASMDMLQTFATVFVMPSTAGNWTLDVTVMEMDSEFQGEVSLPLTVTAPELTRLKSVTSEETSYFITMIDNPDFAVNSNDIEFTIHKRESMMSWPAVENLTIEIEPEMPAMGHGSPNNVNPTHQGNGHYKGTVNFTMMGDWVINVIVKDGDTIILEDAFDVVL, encoded by the coding sequence ATGAAAACATTACACAATATATTTTTATTAGCCGTTTTGGTACTTGCTCAAGCCTGTTCTGATAACGATGAAGTTATGAATCCCGTAAGCAATATGATCGAAATCGCTTCGGTTGCAGTTCCAGATTCAGATTTCAAAGTGGTTATGTATATGGAAGAAGGAATGAGCCCAGAAGTAGGCTATAACGATTTCTCTTTAGGCCTTTATACCAATGCTGGAGAGTGGCTGAGCAATGCTCATTTGAGTATCACCCCGATGATGGACATGACGGAAATGAACATGATGCATAGTGCACCATTCGAAGCGGACGAACATGATGCAAGCATGGACATGCTGCAAACATTCGCTACAGTATTTGTCATGCCGTCTACCGCAGGAAATTGGACGCTTGACGTAACCGTCATGGAAATGGACTCTGAGTTTCAGGGTGAGGTTTCTTTGCCATTGACTGTAACTGCCCCTGAACTAACCAGACTCAAGTCTGTAACCAGTGAAGAAACTAGCTATTTCATTACTATGATTGACAATCCTGATTTTGCTGTAAACAGTAATGATATTGAGTTTACGATTCACAAACGCGAGTCGATGATGAGCTGGCCTGCAGTGGAGAATTTGACTATAGAAATAGAACCAGAAATGCCAGCCATGGGTCATGGATCACCAAACAATGTGAATCCTACTCATCAAGGCAATGGACACTATAAAGGCACTGTCAATTTTACTATGATGGGTGATTGGGTAATCAATGTGATTGTAAAGGATGGGGATACTATCATTCTTGAGGACGCATTTGATGTCGTATTGTGA
- a CDS encoding TonB-dependent receptor, with translation MNSKPIQFLVVICALALQSNAQISHQAWLDSIQSDSYIGMEVWLDDLELSEARHIDESAAYGFYKNNPLNSTEEVLSRLPGMSMIRRGNYAWEPTINGLSSGQVNVAIDGMRMFGACTDKMDPVSSYVEPNNLESIVIEKGGAGSAHGSTVGGAVDFKLKRPRFNQAWSGSLNSRYETVSNGMSQSASLSYGTEKLAIRMNGSYRNYQDYTDGEGDEVYHSGYKKLNYSLSGAYRLKGNNLINFDFLIDDARDIGYPGLPMDVAFAKAKIGAVSYTMFEPLNWLTEVEFKAYANTVDHLMDDSKRMDIPVRMDMPGETKTYGGYAQASAVRGNHIIQAKLDGYATNAYAEMTMFIPNERDMFMLTWPDVDRKDVGLFVSDQWQTTEKLTTEISMRGEQAFTQMNSEMGKGQFAVFGYGEEDFQVNHFVLNTGVSLNYSWSSAFSTKIGGSYGERLPSVSEMYGFYLYNNFDGYDYIGNPEIKKESSYQLTGSINYQPVEKLEINVSGFHYWFNDYIIGYVDESLDAMTIGAKGVKVYENVDGVTFSGFDAQVLYQASKHLQLLYAVKATYATDGEGTPLPLIPPLKNNLTVVGQIKGFKLQADGEWSMAQNQISENTGEIATPAYQLIHLRASKDWDMEKVKLGLSLGVENVLDESYREHLDWGGVLRPGRNFYASLKVGF, from the coding sequence ATGAACAGTAAACCGATTCAGTTCCTTGTTGTGATATGTGCATTGGCTTTACAGTCAAATGCTCAAATCTCTCACCAGGCTTGGCTCGACTCCATCCAAAGCGATTCCTATATAGGAATGGAAGTATGGCTGGATGATCTGGAACTGTCTGAGGCCAGACATATCGACGAATCAGCAGCCTATGGTTTTTACAAAAACAATCCGCTCAATAGTACGGAAGAAGTGCTGTCTCGTCTACCAGGGATGAGCATGATCCGCCGGGGCAATTACGCTTGGGAACCTACCATTAATGGATTGAGTAGCGGACAAGTGAATGTGGCTATAGACGGCATGCGGATGTTTGGCGCTTGTACGGACAAGATGGACCCGGTGTCTTCTTATGTGGAGCCTAACAATCTGGAAAGTATTGTAATTGAAAAAGGCGGAGCGGGAAGTGCACATGGTAGCACTGTTGGTGGTGCTGTAGATTTCAAGCTCAAAAGACCGAGATTCAACCAAGCATGGAGTGGCAGTCTAAATTCCAGATATGAAACCGTGTCTAATGGAATGAGTCAATCGGCTAGTCTGAGTTATGGTACTGAAAAGCTGGCGATCAGAATGAATGGCAGTTACCGAAACTATCAAGACTATACCGATGGAGAGGGTGACGAAGTGTATCATTCTGGATATAAGAAGCTGAATTATTCCCTGAGCGGCGCCTATCGATTGAAGGGAAATAACCTGATCAATTTTGATTTTCTAATCGATGACGCTCGAGACATTGGATACCCCGGTTTACCCATGGATGTAGCATTCGCTAAAGCGAAAATTGGAGCGGTGAGTTATACGATGTTCGAACCATTGAACTGGTTGACAGAAGTGGAGTTTAAGGCCTACGCTAATACAGTCGATCACCTGATGGACGATTCCAAACGAATGGATATACCTGTCCGTATGGACATGCCTGGCGAAACTAAAACTTATGGAGGGTATGCACAGGCCAGTGCGGTTCGCGGGAATCACATCATACAAGCGAAGCTCGATGGCTATGCCACGAATGCCTATGCCGAAATGACCATGTTCATCCCGAACGAACGAGATATGTTTATGTTGACTTGGCCAGATGTAGATCGAAAGGATGTGGGGTTATTTGTCTCCGACCAATGGCAGACCACTGAAAAATTGACTACCGAGATAAGTATGAGAGGAGAGCAAGCTTTTACTCAAATGAACAGCGAAATGGGCAAAGGCCAATTTGCAGTGTTTGGCTATGGTGAAGAGGATTTTCAAGTCAATCATTTTGTGCTCAATACGGGTGTTTCTTTGAATTATAGTTGGTCCTCAGCATTTTCTACGAAAATAGGTGGTAGCTATGGTGAGCGATTGCCATCGGTCTCTGAGATGTATGGGTTCTACTTGTACAACAATTTTGATGGCTATGACTATATAGGCAATCCGGAGATTAAAAAAGAAAGTTCTTATCAACTGACGGGCTCAATCAACTACCAGCCGGTAGAAAAACTCGAAATCAATGTAAGTGGCTTTCATTATTGGTTCAATGACTACATCATTGGGTATGTAGATGAATCTTTGGATGCCATGACTATAGGAGCCAAGGGGGTGAAGGTGTATGAAAATGTAGATGGGGTGACTTTCTCTGGCTTTGATGCTCAAGTGTTGTATCAGGCTTCCAAACATCTGCAATTGTTGTATGCGGTGAAAGCTACCTATGCGACTGATGGTGAAGGCACGCCTTTGCCACTGATACCACCGCTCAAAAACAATTTGACGGTAGTGGGACAAATCAAAGGGTTCAAACTTCAGGCAGATGGAGAGTGGTCTATGGCGCAAAATCAGATTAGTGAAAATACCGGAGAGATAGCCACGCCGGCCTATCAGCTTATCCACCTGAGAGCCAGCAAGGATTGGGATATGGAAAAGGTAAAACTCGGCCTTTCATTAGGGGTAGAGAATGTGTTGGACGAAAGCTACAGAGAGCATCTGGACTGGGGTGGGGTATTGCGACCTGGTAGAAATTTTTATGCCTCGCTAAAGGTTGGGTTTTAA
- a CDS encoding YARHG domain-containing protein: MRKYVVLFLFLIVTTTINAQETILYGIDDLEKNKFSPWEFNGPTDIVGSYGFGWSEWEWGLIVLKAGENWCIQTEASSWDVNELGEAIGILTDFKTYNELTLKGNELIDEMGNSIVSFNVYDNSSKIYNLTDEEDLLYGAIHVRHNKVEFGTYHEYVNKLGNYGMLSTRVFDRSELAAFSAYELKIMRNEIFARYGYIFREGGEMAEYFKMKRWYKGTSNNVDKNLTCVEMENIKTILALEKELKNRN; this comes from the coding sequence ATGAGAAAATATGTAGTCCTATTCCTTTTCTTGATAGTAACCACTACCATAAATGCTCAAGAGACAATTCTGTACGGGATAGATGATCTTGAAAAAAATAAATTCTCACCATGGGAATTTAATGGGCCAACTGATATTGTTGGAAGCTATGGGTTTGGTTGGTCAGAATGGGAATGGGGTTTAATTGTTTTAAAAGCCGGAGAAAATTGGTGCATTCAGACCGAGGCTAGTAGCTGGGATGTTAATGAGCTTGGAGAAGCCATTGGAATTTTAACTGACTTCAAAACATACAATGAACTGACCTTAAAAGGCAATGAACTTATCGATGAAATGGGAAACAGTATTGTTTCATTTAATGTATACGATAACTCGAGTAAAATTTACAATTTAACTGATGAAGAAGATTTGCTTTATGGAGCGATTCATGTTAGGCATAATAAAGTGGAATTTGGAACGTATCACGAATATGTCAATAAATTGGGTAATTACGGAATGCTATCAACTAGAGTATTTGACCGTTCAGAACTTGCGGCCTTTTCCGCCTATGAATTGAAAATAATGAGAAATGAGATATTCGCTCGATACGGATACATATTTCGAGAAGGTGGAGAAATGGCAGAATATTTTAAAATGAAAAGATGGTATAAGGGAACAAGCAATAATGTTGATAAAAACTTGACTTGTGTTGAAATGGAGAATATTAAGACTATTCTAGCTTTAGAAAAAGAATTGAAAAACCGAAATTAA
- a CDS encoding DUF1272 domain-containing protein — MLSLRPTCENCNKPLPPNSTEAMICSYECTFCSECVKEVLHNVCPNCGGGFENRPIRPSAGLQKHPASQDVVFKPVDQAAFQPLMEKNQNIRPEER, encoded by the coding sequence ATGCTCTCCCTACGACCCACCTGCGAAAACTGCAACAAGCCACTACCACCTAATAGCACAGAAGCCATGATCTGTAGTTATGAATGTACATTCTGCTCAGAATGTGTGAAAGAGGTACTGCACAATGTCTGCCCCAACTGTGGCGGAGGTTTTGAAAATAGACCCATCAGACCAAGTGCAGGACTTCAGAAGCATCCTGCTAGCCAAGACGTGGTATTTAAGCCCGTAGATCAAGCGGCCTTCCAACCGCTCATGGAGAAAAACCAGAATATTCGACCAGAGGAAAGGTAG
- a CDS encoding M3 family metallopeptidase has product MKFLYCLSILSVVFACQPSETTETIDNPFVVELNELVDFANVTATDVEAYGTYTINQSAQAVEQIKAASTPTFANIFEAFDDISNSAATASNKTFLMYWTSPDSLIRATGLETYKRIDSLFRSVYSDKDLYNKMVSFKETDDYASLSPKKKLLVDDLIDGFELSGVGLNAEDLATYKKLNEEINDLTSEYATNMNTANEILVLNEVGAEGLPENFKKTYAIGEGRYEIPVINATNGPVMKNASREMTRKNYYVKFNNRAADSNLAILDELVQKRYELAQLMGYDTYADYNLVPKMAKNPTNVWDFVNGLVEASKGKAISDLKELDQARATYSNGADEALDSWDMSYYKNEILKNEYNVDPEEIRNYLPMDECLKGMFAVYQNLLNYEFKKVENGSVWHEEVEMYEVFEAGNLKGRFYLDLYPRPNKETWFYCVPLVSGKQKPKGYEVPEAMLLGNFTRPTETLPSLLSHNELSTLFHEFGHIMDQMAYTGEYSLQHDSKSDFTEAMSQIFENWIWDYETVSSFAKHYETGEVLPKETFDNMLKAKNVASGYSAIGSLRNCMYDLNLYNLYDPNNKIPTDDLWKKIDNELGIKDFYVEGTHKQASWIHINTHPVYYYGYLWSDVYAQDMFSVFEKNGLQDQATGVKYRKLILANGSQRDIVEAVEEFLGRPSNNEAYMKSLGL; this is encoded by the coding sequence ATGAAATTTTTATACTGTCTTTCTATTCTTAGTGTTGTATTCGCCTGTCAACCTTCAGAAACTACCGAAACAATCGACAATCCTTTTGTTGTCGAGCTCAACGAACTCGTTGATTTTGCCAACGTTACTGCCACTGATGTGGAAGCTTATGGCACCTATACTATCAATCAGTCTGCACAAGCAGTAGAGCAGATCAAGGCGGCAAGTACCCCTACATTTGCCAATATATTCGAAGCCTTCGATGATATCAGCAACAGCGCAGCCACTGCCTCCAACAAGACTTTTCTGATGTACTGGACTTCGCCTGATTCATTGATAAGAGCGACTGGCTTAGAAACCTACAAAAGAATCGATTCCTTGTTTAGAAGTGTGTATTCGGATAAGGACCTTTACAATAAGATGGTCAGTTTCAAAGAGACGGATGACTACGCAAGTTTGTCCCCTAAGAAAAAGCTATTGGTAGATGATTTGATTGATGGTTTTGAATTGTCCGGCGTGGGGTTGAATGCGGAAGATTTGGCTACTTATAAAAAATTGAACGAAGAGATCAATGACTTGACCTCGGAATATGCTACCAATATGAATACCGCAAACGAAATATTAGTATTGAATGAGGTGGGCGCAGAAGGGCTTCCTGAAAATTTCAAAAAAACCTATGCCATAGGTGAAGGCAGGTATGAAATACCAGTAATCAATGCCACCAACGGGCCTGTGATGAAAAATGCTTCCAGAGAAATGACAAGGAAGAATTACTACGTCAAGTTTAACAACCGAGCGGCCGACAGCAACCTGGCTATTCTTGATGAACTGGTACAGAAAAGATATGAGCTCGCACAATTGATGGGTTATGATACTTACGCCGATTACAATCTCGTGCCCAAAATGGCCAAGAATCCAACCAATGTATGGGACTTCGTGAATGGTTTAGTGGAGGCAAGTAAGGGCAAAGCGATTTCGGATCTCAAAGAACTGGATCAAGCAAGAGCCACGTATAGCAATGGAGCCGATGAGGCTTTGGACAGTTGGGATATGTCTTATTACAAAAATGAAATACTGAAAAACGAATACAATGTAGACCCCGAAGAAATCAGAAACTATTTGCCTATGGACGAATGTCTCAAAGGTATGTTTGCTGTATACCAGAACTTACTGAATTATGAATTCAAAAAGGTAGAAAATGGCAGCGTATGGCACGAAGAAGTAGAGATGTATGAGGTCTTTGAGGCGGGCAATCTAAAAGGACGTTTTTATCTGGATCTTTATCCACGGCCAAACAAAGAGACTTGGTTTTACTGTGTGCCGCTTGTGAGCGGAAAGCAAAAGCCTAAAGGTTATGAAGTGCCTGAAGCCATGTTATTAGGCAATTTCACCAGGCCTACAGAGACCCTTCCATCGCTATTGAGTCACAACGAATTGAGTACATTGTTTCACGAGTTTGGTCACATCATGGACCAGATGGCCTATACTGGAGAGTATTCACTTCAGCACGATTCGAAATCTGATTTTACTGAGGCGATGTCTCAAATTTTCGAAAACTGGATTTGGGATTATGAAACAGTGAGTTCTTTTGCGAAGCACTATGAAACTGGAGAGGTACTACCGAAAGAAACTTTTGACAATATGTTGAAAGCCAAAAATGTCGCTTCAGGATATTCTGCTATCGGCTCACTAAGGAATTGTATGTATGATCTCAACCTCTACAATCTGTATGATCCGAACAACAAAATACCTACGGATGATCTTTGGAAGAAGATCGATAATGAGCTGGGTATAAAGGATTTTTATGTGGAAGGTACGCACAAGCAGGCCAGCTGGATTCATATCAATACGCACCCGGTGTATTATTATGGATATTTGTGGTCCGATGTATATGCGCAGGACATGTTTAGCGTATTCGAAAAGAATGGACTACAAGATCAAGCCACTGGGGTGAAATACCGAAAGTTGATTTTGGCCAACGGCTCTCAAAGAGACATTGTTGAAGCTGTTGAGGAGTTTCTTGGGCGCCCATCAAACAATGAAGCTTATATGAAGAGCTTGGGACTGTAA